In a single window of the Bacillus clarus genome:
- a CDS encoding sporulation initiation phosphotransferase B encodes MNEKWTIIDALRHSRHDWLNRMQMIKGNLSLGRVEEIHGLIDRFVQEARQESNLMGLSMPLFSEWILTYNWKQQPCLLEYEVLGKLHNLSHIDETVCTWTNQFFSMLQHSLDVYVENYVCITIECDAENARFFFDFRGKLKSVEELQTWLANQNNEWDSISYTVRDEEVSVILQPIEKSVVK; translated from the coding sequence ATGAACGAAAAATGGACAATTATAGATGCGTTGCGCCACTCAAGACATGATTGGCTCAATCGTATGCAGATGATTAAAGGAAACCTTTCTCTTGGAAGAGTGGAAGAGATTCATGGGCTCATCGATCGTTTTGTCCAAGAAGCGAGACAAGAATCCAATCTGATGGGGCTATCGATGCCTCTATTTTCAGAGTGGATTTTAACATATAATTGGAAACAGCAACCGTGCTTATTGGAGTACGAAGTATTAGGGAAACTACATAACTTATCTCATATCGATGAGACTGTGTGTACATGGACGAATCAATTTTTCTCAATGCTTCAGCATAGTTTAGACGTATATGTTGAAAATTATGTTTGTATCACAATTGAATGTGACGCGGAGAATGCTCGTTTCTTTTTTGATTTTCGTGGTAAGCTAAAGAGTGTAGAAGAACTACAAACGTGGCTTGCGAACCAAAACAATGAATGGGATTCCATTTCTTATACAGTACGAGATGAAGAAGTCTCAGTTATATTACAACCAATCGAAAAAAGTGTGGTGAAATAA
- the rpmA gene encoding 50S ribosomal protein L27 — protein sequence MLRLDLQFFASKKGVGSTKNGRDSQSKRLGAKRADGQTVSGGSILYRQRGTKIYPGVNVGRGGDDTLYAKVDGVVRFERLGRDRKQVSVYPVAQEA from the coding sequence ATGTTAAGATTAGATCTTCAGTTTTTCGCATCTAAGAAAGGTGTAGGTAGTACAAAGAACGGTCGTGACTCTCAGTCAAAACGTCTTGGTGCTAAACGCGCAGATGGTCAAACGGTTTCAGGTGGTTCAATTCTTTACCGTCAACGCGGTACAAAAATTTATCCAGGTGTTAACGTTGGTCGTGGTGGCGATGACACTTTATACGCGAAAGTTGACGGCGTAGTACGCTTTGAGCGTCTTGGCCGTGACCGCAAACAAGTGAGCGTATATCCTGTTGCTCAAGAAGCATAA
- a CDS encoding ribosomal-processing cysteine protease Prp, with protein MIKITISRTKLGSIQSFKMTGHADYAPHGQDLVCAGTTAVVFGSINAVEELCNVQATIELGSDGGFLTYELPNDLDVYTAEKAQILLEGLVVSLKTIELDYGKYIRLIEKVQEV; from the coding sequence ATGATTAAAATTACGATAAGTCGCACGAAATTAGGAAGTATCCAATCATTTAAAATGACTGGACATGCCGATTATGCACCACATGGACAAGACCTTGTCTGTGCTGGAACAACTGCGGTTGTGTTTGGTTCTATAAATGCAGTGGAAGAACTTTGTAATGTGCAGGCAACTATTGAACTCGGAAGTGATGGTGGATTCTTAACGTATGAATTGCCTAATGATTTAGACGTTTATACAGCAGAAAAAGCACAAATACTTTTAGAAGGATTGGTTGTTTCGCTTAAGACGATTGAACTTGATTACGGAAAGTATATCCGTTTAATAGAAAAAGTGCAGGAGGTGTAA
- the rplU gene encoding 50S ribosomal protein L21 has translation MYAIIETGGKQIKVEAGQAIYIEKLDVEAGETVTFDKVLFVGGENVKVGSPVVEGATVTAKVEKQGRAKKIIVFKYKAKKNNRKKQGHRQPYTKLVVEAINA, from the coding sequence ATGTACGCAATTATCGAAACAGGTGGAAAACAAATTAAAGTTGAAGCTGGTCAAGCAATCTACATTGAAAAATTAGATGTTGAAGCTGGTGAAACTGTTACTTTTGACAAAGTTCTTTTCGTTGGTGGCGAAAACGTGAAAGTTGGTAGCCCAGTTGTAGAAGGTGCAACAGTTACTGCGAAAGTTGAAAAACAAGGTCGCGCTAAGAAAATCATCGTTTTCAAATACAAAGCGAAAAAGAACAATCGTAAGAAACAAGGTCATCGTCAACCTTACACTAAGCTAGTTGTTGAAGCTATCAACGCTTAA
- a CDS encoding Rne/Rng family ribonuclease, translated as MKTLYINYTGSEKRVAIEEKQKVVELLWKRNEEQEIVGHIYVGRVVRTIAGMNAAFVNIGLEKHAYLSYDDVPSSYRIHEGQAILVQVVKEAIDTKGPKLTANIEFTGKYVVYMPYDEMRAVSRKIKDNKRRQELLHIEVKGAGGYIFRSASEKGTIEEVQMEMQQLQQLYEELKRKEGQIKAPVLLHRPATFLDRVFQENPIETIEKVIVDTRSIVKELEAKVGKEKVSFYNERSSMFNHFGVEREIERALQKIVWLQNGSYLIIEQMETMTVIDVNTGKFIGKQNLQDTVLRTNEIAAAEIARQLRLRDIGGMILIDFINMKRPVDNEKVRHLLITALQDDRTYTRVLGFTELGILEMTRKRKKHSLRDVLLEECTPCKKTGYVMSNETIAYELERELLTYGNIEDEAVLIAAPKAVQKIFLQKELKKSIPFEIYFTDEEIENYAIVRFGTKKEMMKSKK; from the coding sequence TTGAAGACGCTATATATTAACTATACTGGTTCGGAAAAACGTGTTGCGATAGAAGAGAAACAAAAAGTTGTCGAGCTTTTATGGAAACGGAATGAAGAGCAAGAAATTGTCGGACATATTTATGTCGGACGCGTCGTAAGAACGATTGCTGGAATGAACGCTGCCTTTGTAAATATCGGATTAGAAAAACATGCATATCTTTCTTATGATGATGTACCATCTTCATATCGTATACATGAAGGACAGGCTATACTCGTACAAGTTGTAAAGGAAGCAATTGATACGAAAGGACCAAAACTAACAGCAAATATAGAATTTACCGGGAAATATGTCGTTTATATGCCGTACGATGAAATGCGTGCCGTTTCCCGGAAAATAAAAGATAATAAGAGGAGACAGGAGCTGCTTCATATTGAAGTGAAAGGGGCGGGAGGATATATTTTTCGCTCTGCTTCTGAAAAAGGAACAATTGAGGAAGTACAAATGGAAATGCAGCAACTACAGCAGCTATATGAAGAATTAAAAAGAAAAGAGGGACAAATAAAGGCGCCGGTGCTACTCCATCGCCCAGCTACTTTTTTGGATCGCGTATTTCAAGAGAATCCAATTGAAACGATTGAAAAAGTAATAGTAGATACAAGGAGTATAGTAAAAGAATTAGAAGCAAAAGTCGGAAAAGAAAAAGTATCATTTTATAATGAAAGATCTTCTATGTTTAATCATTTCGGAGTGGAGCGTGAAATCGAGAGGGCGCTTCAAAAAATTGTTTGGTTACAAAACGGTTCGTATTTAATTATAGAACAAATGGAGACGATGACCGTAATTGATGTGAATACTGGTAAATTTATCGGAAAACAAAATTTACAAGATACCGTACTCCGCACAAATGAAATAGCTGCAGCAGAAATTGCTCGTCAATTAAGACTTCGTGATATTGGTGGAATGATATTAATTGATTTTATTAATATGAAAAGACCGGTAGATAATGAGAAAGTAAGGCACCTTTTAATAACAGCTTTACAAGATGATCGTACATATACGAGAGTACTCGGATTTACGGAATTAGGGATTTTAGAGATGACCCGTAAGAGAAAAAAGCATTCTTTACGAGATGTATTATTAGAAGAGTGTACGCCTTGCAAGAAGACCGGCTACGTTATGTCTAATGAGACAATTGCTTATGAGTTAGAGAGAGAGCTGCTTACATATGGAAATATAGAGGATGAAGCGGTATTAATTGCAGCACCGAAAGCAGTACAAAAAATATTTTTACAAAAAGAATTAAAGAAAAGTATACCGTTTGAAATTTATTTCACGGATGAAGAAATAGAGAATTATGCGATTGTACGCTTTGGAACGAAGAAAGAAATGATGAAAAGTAAAAAATAG
- a CDS encoding M50 family metallopeptidase → MTRYREVLTKITVHPLFWAIIAIGIFTARFKELILLFCIVLIHELGHAFAAAHYKWRIKQIQLLPFGGVAELEEHGNKPLKEELVVVMAGPIQHVWMIAVAYMLYRIGWVTDDLYHFFVWNNVLILGFNLLPIWPLDGGKVLFNVLSHRFPYLQAHEKMMKISCVFFSVILGWQLLWNSNNIMMWVLLLFLSVSLYQEWKQRRYAFMRFLLERYYGNKRGIEKIAPIEVKTEERLYTIFTKFRRGYKHSIIVQGKYKEHYTLDENELLYAYFTEKRTASSIEELIG, encoded by the coding sequence TTGACTAGATATAGAGAAGTCTTAACAAAAATTACAGTGCATCCTTTGTTTTGGGCTATTATAGCAATTGGAATCTTTACAGCGCGGTTTAAAGAGTTAATACTTCTATTTTGCATTGTCTTAATTCATGAACTTGGGCATGCTTTTGCGGCGGCACATTATAAATGGCGCATTAAGCAAATACAACTCTTACCATTTGGTGGTGTGGCCGAGCTTGAGGAACATGGAAATAAGCCATTAAAGGAAGAATTAGTCGTTGTAATGGCAGGACCTATTCAGCATGTATGGATGATTGCAGTCGCCTATATGCTATATCGAATAGGGTGGGTTACTGATGACTTGTATCATTTTTTTGTATGGAACAATGTATTGATTTTAGGGTTTAATTTATTACCTATTTGGCCACTGGATGGTGGAAAAGTTCTGTTTAATGTGTTATCACATCGATTCCCCTATTTACAAGCACATGAAAAGATGATGAAAATATCATGTGTTTTTTTTAGTGTGATATTAGGATGGCAGTTACTTTGGAATAGTAATAATATTATGATGTGGGTATTGTTACTTTTCTTATCTGTTTCTTTATATCAAGAATGGAAACAGCGGCGCTATGCGTTCATGCGCTTTTTACTAGAACGTTATTATGGAAACAAGCGAGGTATCGAAAAGATTGCCCCTATTGAGGTGAAAACAGAAGAGCGGTTATATACGATTTTCACAAAGTTTCGTCGAGGGTATAAACATTCCATTATCGTTCAAGGTAAGTATAAAGAACATTACACATTAGATGAAAATGAATTATTATATGCGTATTTTACTGAAAAACGAACTGCATCATCTATAGAAGAGTTAATCGGTTAG
- a CDS encoding M23 family metallopeptidase has translation MKNRRVEEIRKRIAKRKAEQERLEEEQYFSEANFVGETLFVEGGGKETHPLFRKEVFFFKILLSAILVLSIAILFKNAPASFDGARTVTKKMMQEEFQFAAVSKWYEKQFGTPLVFFSTNEKKKETAQQKDYAIPASGKVMQGFQKNGQGVFVQTAANATVESVNEGVVIFAGKKGELGNTVQIQHADGTESWYGNLGETSVKLYDYVEKKQKIGTVNSDSNNKNGKFYFAMKKNEKFIDPIQVISFD, from the coding sequence ATGAAGAATAGACGTGTAGAAGAAATTCGAAAACGGATTGCCAAAAGAAAGGCAGAACAAGAAAGACTGGAGGAAGAACAGTATTTTTCTGAAGCAAATTTTGTGGGAGAAACATTATTTGTTGAGGGGGGGGGGAAGGAAACCCATCCTCTGTTTCGAAAAGAAGTCTTCTTCTTTAAAATTTTATTATCAGCGATATTAGTTCTCTCGATAGCTATTTTATTTAAGAATGCACCAGCCTCATTTGATGGAGCGCGAACTGTTACAAAAAAAATGATGCAAGAAGAATTCCAATTCGCTGCAGTATCAAAATGGTATGAAAAGCAGTTTGGGACACCCCTTGTATTTTTTTCTACGAATGAGAAGAAGAAAGAAACAGCGCAGCAAAAAGATTATGCAATCCCAGCTTCTGGTAAAGTTATGCAAGGGTTTCAAAAAAATGGCCAAGGTGTATTTGTCCAAACGGCCGCGAATGCTACAGTTGAATCAGTAAATGAAGGAGTCGTTATTTTCGCTGGTAAGAAAGGAGAGCTTGGAAACACAGTTCAAATTCAGCATGCTGACGGTACAGAATCATGGTATGGGAACTTGGGTGAAACATCGGTGAAATTATATGATTACGTTGAAAAAAAACAAAAAATCGGCACGGTTAACAGTGATTCTAATAATAAAAATGGAAAGTTTTATTTTGCAATGAAAAAGAATGAAAAATTTATTGATCCTATTCAGGTGATATCATTTGACTAG
- the minD gene encoding septum site-determining protein MinD, whose protein sequence is MGEAIVITSGKGGVGKTTTSANIGTALALSGKKVCLIDTDIGLRNLDVVMGLENRIVFDLVDVVEGRCRLPQALIKDKRFDELYLLPAAQTSDKSAVTPEQMDELIQVLRQDYDYILIDCPAGIEQGFKNAVAGADKAIVVTTPEVSSMRDADRIIGLLEKEDIEPPKLVINRVRSHMLHEQDMLDVDEIVRTLSIELLGVVEDDDEVIRATNTGEPVALQPSGKAALAYRNIARRLLGESVPLQAFEQEKVSVFTKVKNFFGIR, encoded by the coding sequence GTGGGAGAGGCAATAGTAATTACATCTGGAAAAGGCGGAGTAGGAAAAACTACCACGTCTGCGAACATTGGTACAGCCTTGGCATTATCCGGGAAAAAGGTATGTTTAATTGATACGGATATTGGACTAAGAAATTTAGACGTAGTAATGGGGCTGGAAAATCGTATTGTATTTGATCTTGTTGATGTCGTTGAAGGTCGCTGTCGTTTACCTCAGGCTCTTATTAAAGATAAGCGCTTTGATGAGCTTTATTTATTACCTGCAGCACAAACGAGTGATAAATCCGCGGTAACACCTGAACAAATGGATGAATTAATACAAGTATTACGTCAAGATTATGATTACATATTAATCGATTGTCCTGCAGGTATTGAGCAGGGATTTAAAAATGCAGTAGCAGGTGCGGATAAAGCGATTGTTGTTACGACACCTGAAGTATCTTCAATGCGTGATGCGGATCGTATTATTGGGCTTTTAGAAAAAGAAGATATTGAACCACCAAAGCTAGTCATTAATCGTGTACGTAGTCATATGCTACATGAACAAGATATGTTAGATGTAGATGAGATTGTACGTACACTTTCGATTGAACTTCTTGGAGTTGTCGAAGATGATGATGAAGTAATTCGTGCTACGAATACAGGTGAGCCTGTAGCATTGCAACCGAGTGGTAAAGCGGCATTAGCTTATCGAAATATTGCAAGACGCTTGTTAGGTGAATCTGTACCATTACAAGCATTTGAACAAGAAAAAGTATCGGTATTTACAAAGGTGAAAAATTTCTTTGGAATCCGTTAA
- the minC gene encoding septum site-determining protein MinC, with protein MEEKKQQNVTIKGTKDGITLHLDDCCSFSELLQELDEKLSTHYYGSDGRSLIEVHVKVGNRYLTEVQQEEIRTLIRNKKNLVVDSIESNVITKAEAIAWKEETEIVPISKIVRSGQVLHVKGNLLLIGDVNPGGTVIAGGNIFVIGSLRGIAHAGYYGDADAVIAASVMNPMQLRISDVTMRAPEEKEDGAEAAECAYINENNHIVVDRLQLLTHLRPNLTKLERGIV; from the coding sequence GTGGAAGAAAAAAAGCAACAGAATGTAACGATAAAAGGGACGAAAGATGGAATAACACTTCATTTAGACGATTGTTGTTCATTTTCTGAATTATTGCAAGAACTGGACGAAAAGCTTTCTACACATTACTACGGTAGTGATGGACGCTCGTTAATTGAAGTGCATGTTAAAGTAGGAAATCGCTATTTAACAGAAGTACAACAAGAAGAGATCCGCACGTTAATTCGCAATAAGAAGAACCTTGTTGTGGATTCTATTGAAAGTAATGTTATTACAAAAGCAGAGGCTATAGCTTGGAAAGAAGAAACAGAAATTGTCCCTATTTCCAAAATTGTTCGCTCTGGTCAAGTTTTGCATGTGAAAGGGAATTTATTATTAATTGGAGATGTTAATCCAGGCGGAACGGTTATCGCTGGGGGGAATATTTTTGTCATTGGATCATTACGAGGGATTGCACATGCTGGATATTATGGAGATGCGGATGCTGTTATCGCTGCATCTGTTATGAATCCAATGCAACTTCGAATTAGTGATGTGACAATGAGGGCTCCGGAAGAGAAAGAAGACGGAGCAGAGGCGGCAGAATGTGCGTATATTAATGAGAACAATCACATTGTTGTCGATCGCCTGCAACTTCTCACTCATCTTAGACCTAATTTAACAAAGTTAGAAAGGGGAATTGTATAG
- the mreD gene encoding rod shape-determining protein MreD translates to MKTILKRAVLPLLLLFVFLFENMFSTVVPTELFWKGSIVAPHFFIIVLCFITIYYSPLQGIYYGLLFGFLFDTVYTELVGVYIFAYPILAYLVYSAMKVLQLNLFIVFSIVLAGIAALEYYVYGFLTLLGRIHVPAHVFFTDRLLATVLLNGIFLLLVCFPLRRYIVRLSKAMEEKEKRIF, encoded by the coding sequence ATGAAGACGATTTTAAAAAGAGCGGTTCTTCCCCTGCTGCTTCTTTTTGTTTTTTTATTCGAAAATATGTTTTCTACTGTTGTTCCGACAGAGTTATTTTGGAAGGGCAGTATAGTAGCACCACATTTCTTTATTATTGTTCTATGTTTTATTACCATTTACTATAGTCCACTTCAAGGTATTTACTACGGGCTATTATTTGGTTTCTTATTTGATACCGTATACACTGAGCTTGTCGGTGTATATATATTTGCTTATCCAATTTTGGCGTATCTTGTTTATAGTGCGATGAAGGTATTGCAATTGAACTTATTTATTGTGTTCTCTATCGTATTAGCAGGTATTGCGGCATTAGAGTATTACGTTTATGGTTTTTTAACGTTATTAGGACGTATTCATGTCCCGGCGCATGTCTTTTTCACAGATCGTCTCCTTGCTACGGTATTGCTAAATGGAATTTTCTTATTGTTAGTTTGTTTCCCACTGAGACGATATATTGTGCGTCTTTCAAAAGCGATGGAAGAAAAAGAAAAAAGGATTTTCTGA
- the mreC gene encoding rod shape-determining protein MreC: MPQFFLNKRLIVLLVSIILLVALIGISLKERKSLTWPEQFVKDSVGVVERVFQKPANYVAGFFENVEDIKRTYEENKQLKEKLDNYAQLSGDVKRLEDEKKKLQELVDKKDSLSDYNPTQATVTSRNPDKWYDLIGIDKGAQQGIKKDMAVMSPKGLVGRVKSVSQFTSTVELLSSMNRTNRISAIVQGQDNIFGLIEGYDKEKQLLLFTKISSNVQVEKGQQVVTSGLGDIFPKGLMIGKIVDVQPDAYGLTQTAYVEPAADLNDVDHITVAKRIKNSASLEQ; this comes from the coding sequence GTGCCACAGTTTTTCTTAAACAAAAGATTAATTGTTTTGTTAGTTAGTATTATTCTTCTCGTGGCATTGATTGGAATCTCATTGAAAGAACGTAAAAGCTTAACATGGCCAGAGCAGTTTGTGAAAGATTCTGTCGGTGTTGTAGAACGTGTATTCCAAAAGCCAGCGAATTATGTTGCCGGATTCTTTGAAAATGTAGAAGATATAAAGCGCACGTATGAAGAAAATAAACAGTTAAAAGAAAAATTAGATAATTACGCGCAGTTATCTGGAGATGTAAAAAGGTTAGAAGATGAAAAGAAGAAATTACAAGAGCTAGTTGATAAAAAAGATTCACTTAGTGACTACAATCCAACTCAAGCAACAGTTACTTCCCGTAATCCGGATAAATGGTACGATTTAATTGGGATTGATAAAGGGGCGCAGCAAGGCATTAAGAAAGATATGGCAGTGATGTCTCCGAAGGGGTTAGTTGGACGTGTGAAAAGTGTGTCTCAATTTACATCAACAGTAGAATTGTTAAGTTCTATGAATCGTACAAATCGTATTTCTGCAATTGTTCAGGGACAAGATAACATCTTTGGACTAATTGAAGGGTATGACAAAGAGAAACAATTATTACTTTTCACAAAGATTTCATCTAATGTACAGGTGGAAAAAGGCCAGCAAGTTGTAACATCTGGACTTGGCGATATTTTCCCGAAAGGTTTAATGATAGGGAAGATAGTTGATGTTCAACCTGATGCATACGGTTTAACACAAACAGCTTATGTAGAACCTGCAGCGGATTTAAATGATGTAGATCATATTACGGTTGCAAAAAGAATTAAGAATTCAGCATCGTTAGAACAGTAA
- the mreB gene encoding cell shape-determining protein MreB gives MFGFGGFTRDLGIDLGTANTLVYVKGKGVVLREPSVVALQTDTKQIVAVGSDAKQMIGRTPGNVVALRPMKDGVIADYETTATMMKYYIQQAQKSNGFFSRKPYVMVCVPSGITAVERRAVIDATRQAGARDAYPIEEPFAAAIGANLPVWEPTGSMVVDIGGGTTEVAIISLGGIVTSQSVRVAGDDMDDSIIHYIKKSYNLMIGERTAEALKLEIGSAGEPEGIEPMEIRGRDLVSGLPKTVLIQPEEIADALKDTVDAIVESVKNTLEKTPPELAADIMDRGIVLTGGGALLRNLDKVISEETKMPVLVAEDPLDCVAIGTGKALDNIDLFKTAAR, from the coding sequence ATGTTTGGATTTGGTGGTTTTACTCGTGATCTTGGAATAGATTTAGGAACGGCGAATACGCTTGTATACGTAAAAGGGAAAGGGGTAGTTTTACGCGAACCTTCCGTTGTAGCTTTACAAACTGATACAAAGCAAATCGTTGCCGTAGGTAGTGATGCGAAACAAATGATCGGTCGTACACCAGGGAACGTAGTGGCTCTTCGTCCTATGAAAGACGGTGTAATTGCTGATTATGAAACAACAGCAACAATGATGAAATATTACATTCAACAAGCACAAAAATCAAATGGATTTTTCTCTCGTAAACCTTATGTGATGGTATGTGTTCCATCTGGTATTACAGCTGTAGAAAGACGTGCGGTAATCGATGCAACGCGTCAAGCTGGCGCTCGCGATGCATATCCAATTGAAGAGCCATTTGCAGCTGCAATTGGTGCTAATTTACCTGTTTGGGAACCAACTGGTAGTATGGTTGTTGATATCGGTGGTGGTACAACAGAAGTTGCAATCATTTCTTTAGGTGGAATTGTAACAAGTCAATCTGTTCGTGTTGCTGGTGATGATATGGATGATTCAATCATTCATTACATTAAGAAAAGCTACAACTTAATGATCGGGGAAAGAACAGCAGAAGCATTGAAATTAGAAATCGGTTCTGCGGGCGAGCCAGAAGGTATTGAGCCAATGGAAATTCGCGGTCGTGATTTAGTAAGTGGTTTACCAAAAACAGTATTAATTCAACCTGAAGAGATTGCTGATGCATTAAAAGATACAGTAGATGCAATTGTAGAATCAGTTAAAAACACATTAGAAAAAACACCACCTGAATTAGCAGCGGACATCATGGATCGCGGTATTGTATTAACTGGTGGTGGAGCATTACTTCGCAACTTGGACAAAGTAATTAGTGAAGAAACAAAAATGCCAGTTCTTGTTGCAGAAGATCCATTGGATTGCGTAGCAATTGGAACAGGTAAAGCGTTAGATAATATTGACCTTTTCAAAACTGCTGCTCGATAA
- the radC gene encoding RadC family protein, whose translation MNGIRDVLKEEQPRERLLLEGAEGLSNRELLAVLLRTGSKEESVLTLADKILHHFDGLQMLKYATIEEMTSIHGVGIVKASQLLAAFELGRRMVRLEYQNRYSIRNPEDCASYMMEEMRFLQQEHFVCLYLNTKNQVIHRQTIFIGSLNTSIVHPREVFKEAFRRAAASIICLHNHPSGDPTPSREDIEVTKRLVECGRIIGIEVLDHVIIGDHKFVSLKEKGHI comes from the coding sequence ATGAACGGTATTCGTGATGTTTTGAAAGAAGAACAGCCACGGGAGCGTTTATTGTTAGAAGGAGCAGAGGGTTTATCGAATCGGGAACTTCTCGCAGTTTTGCTTAGAACAGGTTCTAAAGAAGAGTCGGTTCTAACATTAGCGGACAAAATTTTGCACCATTTTGACGGATTACAAATGTTGAAATATGCGACTATAGAAGAGATGACAAGTATTCATGGTGTTGGGATTGTGAAAGCATCACAACTTCTTGCTGCTTTTGAATTAGGTCGAAGAATGGTACGCTTAGAATATCAGAATAGATATAGTATTCGAAATCCAGAAGATTGTGCAAGTTACATGATGGAAGAGATGCGTTTTTTACAGCAAGAACATTTTGTTTGTTTATATTTAAATACGAAAAATCAAGTGATACATAGGCAAACAATCTTTATTGGGAGTCTAAATACTTCGATTGTACATCCGCGTGAAGTCTTCAAAGAAGCGTTCCGTCGTGCAGCAGCCTCTATTATATGTCTTCATAATCATCCTTCAGGAGACCCAACGCCGAGCCGTGAAGATATTGAAGTGACAAAACGATTAGTAGAATGTGGTCGAATTATCGGAATAGAAGTACTTGATCATGTCATAATAGGTGACCATAAATTCGTGAGTTTAAAAGAAAAAGGTCATATTTAA
- a CDS encoding Maf family protein, protein MKKLILASGSPRRKELLELANVPFEIVVSEIEETIGAYSSPSDIVMSLALQKATAVAEKHGDHVVLGADTIVTYESRILGKPADEEEAKGMLQLLSGKTHEVYTGVALISKEKTVTFYERTEVAFWELTEEEIDDYITSKEPFDKAGSYGIQGKGSIFVHHIQGDYYSVVGLPIARLVRELKQFDSDATHA, encoded by the coding sequence ATGAAAAAACTTATTTTAGCTTCGGGATCACCACGCCGTAAGGAGTTACTTGAATTAGCAAATGTACCGTTTGAAATTGTTGTGAGTGAAATAGAAGAAACGATTGGTGCCTATTCATCACCTTCCGATATTGTAATGTCACTTGCTTTGCAAAAAGCAACTGCTGTAGCGGAAAAACATGGTGATCATGTCGTGCTAGGTGCAGATACAATTGTGACGTATGAGTCGCGTATTCTTGGGAAGCCTGCTGATGAAGAAGAGGCAAAGGGAATGCTCCAATTATTATCAGGGAAAACGCATGAAGTATATACAGGAGTTGCGCTTATCTCAAAAGAAAAAACGGTAACTTTCTATGAACGTACCGAAGTTGCATTTTGGGAGTTAACAGAGGAAGAAATTGATGATTATATTACTTCAAAAGAACCGTTTGATAAAGCTGGAAGTTATGGCATTCAAGGCAAAGGCTCTATCTTCGTTCATCATATTCAAGGAGATTACTACAGTGTAGTAGGCCTACCGATTGCACGTCTTGTTCGTGAGTTAAAACAATTTGATAGTGATGCAACCCATGCGTGA